One segment of Rubripirellula amarantea DNA contains the following:
- a CDS encoding SdrD B-like domain-containing protein, translating into MRRRIRMEPLEDRRLLALLGISPELPTVFSNGTLSYDSSTNQFEATAVPQTFSTTLFGFSPLVDMPSSFSLQAEVDESGDLVGSGPHPFALTGSIDIDFDGTADVSGDLLTGNVVEFGFLDGGSLSTSDTYDFRIVITSGALAQSGTLSDGGQFPAYFAGRDIGLRINSENSTFNNDFNVDFSGGNKATLGPIDPAPEPLAELGNFVWLDSNGNGIQDDGDTGINGVEVSLFVDVDGDRIAEPGGDDGAPIATQLTQNSGSLAGYYLFEDLAAGDYFVQFNPATIPAGFEFTATGIGTDDGIDSNADSTTGLTEVTSLIAGESDLTWDAGVITSINPAIAITKYVDKIITTNEMTVLDFDSLSSGDIVSTQYPGVVISAVNARTPGAGNRAMVFDSSNPTGGDFDLGSPNSAFGGPGSGSGGKPSGGGPNDQALGNILIISEDGHSYDPDDEAQGGTFTFDFDSPATVNYLDLLDIDSNESGGSVVTLTTTSGTQTVSIPAVGNNSFQRVAIDATDVTSMEVHFVSSGAIAAMKYTSFSETKEWFDANDAPGVSFEYDETIEFSYHVTNPGDVSLSPVLVTDDNATPGNTADDFDPQPVLVDVSGTSFNQGDVDHDNQLDPGEEWIYTATIVATEVGQFTNIGDVVGTPVNENGDVIGDDVFDDDPANYVVNGLPGIEIEKLTNGHDADEPEQAAQIPAGSPVSWTFQVTNTGSTSFAFSDVDVVDDNGTPDDESDDYIPEFVSLSDVNSDLILSPGEVWEYTASGTAQSLTETGGTSTFYFNGNSGSDGSDGNIRHFEVDGVSAKASAFSRDDSGNWRTAFLGIFSGGLGVTDSSEGNGGNGTHRVDNVGRDNFVLFEFSEDVVVDQAFLDSVVTDSDLSVWIGTVPNAYANHNSLSDSFLSNLELNEVNDTSSSSSRWANINGSEVAGNILVLAASTVDQSPEDRFKIRKVKFQNVTPGIFKNTATVEAGAVSDADASHYVNPVEQPTARIGNFVWNDTDRDGKQDDDEVGIDGVTVNLLNEAGQVLQTTVSSGGGAYGFSGLEAGNYYVEFQSPDDFTFSPQGRGDHADHGSDADPSTGKTSLIQLDAHEVNHTVDAGLYASVVDLMFEAEDYDWINDPWKVYSSSSASGGEYIMAPNGCGSQYNSPSSHSGVKYSFTVSEAGNYEISGLVRASDSTNDSVWVKVDNQPWVQWHMDVTGSSFQWQSVTDGWNKDMTSFQLQPGQHSMEVRVREDGTKLDKFMVSKLSTSTVVIDATDFDSKRGDWQVEVDDDGNEFLIAENGTGSHYRDIPRSDELSYNFSVDSSGEYQMHALVSALNSNDNSFWISIDDGSWVEWHLDVTGDAWQWQTVTDGAAQNAVSFQLESGDHTLRIKVREDGTKLDKIVITNDSQIDLDNV; encoded by the coding sequence GTGCGACGTCGAATTCGGATGGAACCTTTGGAAGATCGTCGCCTGTTGGCTCTGCTGGGAATTAGCCCCGAACTGCCGACCGTTTTTTCCAACGGAACACTTTCCTACGATTCGAGCACGAATCAGTTCGAAGCAACCGCGGTTCCACAAACCTTTTCGACGACGCTGTTTGGTTTTTCGCCTCTCGTAGACATGCCGAGCAGCTTTAGTTTGCAGGCGGAGGTTGACGAGTCTGGCGACTTAGTCGGCAGTGGGCCGCATCCCTTTGCGTTGACGGGCTCCATCGACATTGACTTTGATGGCACCGCCGATGTTTCTGGCGATCTGTTGACAGGCAACGTTGTTGAATTTGGATTTCTTGATGGTGGATCCCTCTCAACGAGCGACACCTATGATTTTCGTATTGTCATCACAAGCGGTGCACTCGCCCAAAGTGGCACGCTAAGTGATGGTGGACAATTCCCGGCCTATTTTGCTGGTCGCGATATTGGTCTGCGAATCAACAGTGAAAACTCTACCTTTAACAACGACTTCAATGTTGATTTCAGCGGCGGAAACAAAGCGACCCTTGGTCCCATCGATCCGGCGCCGGAACCACTCGCCGAGCTAGGCAACTTCGTTTGGCTCGACAGCAACGGCAACGGCATCCAAGACGATGGAGATACCGGAATCAATGGCGTCGAAGTCAGTCTGTTCGTCGACGTCGATGGCGATAGGATCGCGGAGCCGGGCGGCGACGATGGAGCGCCGATCGCGACGCAGTTGACCCAGAATTCGGGAAGTTTGGCTGGCTACTATCTCTTTGAAGATTTGGCTGCTGGCGATTACTTCGTGCAGTTCAATCCAGCGACCATCCCTGCAGGATTTGAATTCACTGCGACGGGGATCGGAACAGATGACGGTATTGATAGTAATGCGGATAGCACGACTGGTCTTACCGAAGTGACAAGCTTGATCGCAGGTGAGAGTGATTTGACATGGGATGCAGGGGTCATTACCAGCATCAATCCAGCGATCGCTATCACCAAGTACGTTGATAAGATCATTACCACGAACGAAATGACGGTCCTTGATTTCGATTCGTTGTCCTCGGGAGACATCGTTTCAACGCAGTATCCAGGGGTCGTGATTAGCGCAGTGAACGCGAGAACGCCGGGAGCGGGAAATCGAGCGATGGTCTTTGACAGTTCCAACCCGACGGGCGGAGACTTTGATCTAGGGTCACCTAATTCTGCCTTTGGAGGTCCAGGGTCGGGAAGCGGCGGCAAACCAAGCGGGGGCGGTCCCAACGATCAGGCGTTAGGAAACATCCTGATTATCTCCGAAGACGGTCACTCGTATGATCCGGACGACGAAGCACAGGGCGGTACCTTCACCTTTGACTTCGACTCGCCCGCGACAGTCAATTATTTGGACCTTCTTGATATCGACAGCAATGAATCCGGAGGTTCGGTCGTGACCTTAACGACAACTTCCGGAACTCAAACGGTTAGCATTCCTGCTGTCGGCAACAACAGTTTCCAACGCGTTGCCATCGACGCCACGGACGTGACATCCATGGAAGTACACTTTGTCAGTAGCGGTGCTATCGCTGCGATGAAGTACACCAGCTTTAGCGAAACGAAAGAGTGGTTCGATGCAAACGATGCACCTGGGGTAAGCTTTGAGTACGACGAAACCATTGAGTTTTCCTACCACGTTACCAATCCTGGCGATGTATCGCTTTCACCGGTCTTAGTTACCGATGACAATGCAACGCCAGGCAACACGGCCGATGACTTTGACCCGCAACCGGTATTGGTTGATGTGAGCGGAACGTCGTTCAATCAGGGTGACGTCGATCACGACAACCAGCTAGATCCCGGCGAAGAGTGGATCTACACCGCGACAATTGTTGCGACTGAAGTGGGGCAGTTCACCAATATCGGAGACGTCGTGGGGACGCCGGTCAACGAGAACGGCGATGTGATTGGCGATGATGTATTTGATGATGACCCTGCGAACTATGTCGTTAATGGTCTGCCTGGGATCGAAATCGAAAAGTTGACCAATGGTCATGATGCTGATGAGCCGGAACAAGCCGCTCAGATTCCAGCAGGCAGTCCGGTGAGTTGGACTTTTCAAGTGACCAACACAGGTTCGACTTCGTTTGCTTTTTCTGATGTTGATGTCGTCGATGACAATGGCACACCTGATGACGAATCGGACGACTACATTCCTGAGTTCGTTTCACTGTCCGATGTGAATAGCGATTTGATCCTTTCTCCTGGGGAGGTCTGGGAATACACCGCTTCGGGGACGGCGCAATCATTAACCGAGACCGGCGGCACAAGTACGTTTTACTTTAACGGCAACAGTGGAAGCGACGGAAGTGATGGCAACATCCGTCACTTCGAAGTCGACGGTGTTTCCGCCAAGGCGAGCGCATTTAGCAGAGATGACTCTGGCAACTGGCGTACCGCGTTTCTGGGGATATTCTCCGGCGGACTAGGGGTCACCGATTCATCGGAGGGCAACGGAGGCAACGGCACCCATCGCGTCGACAACGTTGGCCGAGACAACTTTGTTCTGTTTGAGTTTTCAGAGGACGTCGTCGTCGATCAGGCGTTCTTGGACAGCGTGGTCACGGACAGCGACTTATCGGTATGGATTGGAACGGTCCCCAATGCTTACGCCAATCACAATTCGCTAAGCGACTCCTTCCTTTCGAATCTAGAGCTTAACGAGGTCAATGACACATCGAGTTCCTCATCACGTTGGGCCAACATCAACGGCAGTGAAGTGGCGGGAAACATTCTCGTTCTTGCAGCGTCCACCGTGGATCAATCACCGGAAGACCGATTTAAGATTCGAAAAGTCAAGTTCCAAAACGTGACACCCGGAATCTTTAAGAACACCGCGACCGTGGAAGCGGGGGCAGTGTCCGATGCCGACGCTAGTCACTATGTAAACCCGGTGGAACAGCCGACGGCGCGGATTGGAAATTTCGTGTGGAACGACACTGATCGCGACGGAAAACAGGACGACGATGAAGTCGGAATCGACGGAGTCACTGTGAACCTGCTTAACGAGGCCGGTCAGGTACTGCAAACCACGGTATCAAGTGGTGGCGGGGCCTACGGATTCAGTGGACTTGAGGCGGGCAACTATTATGTCGAGTTTCAATCGCCTGACGACTTCACCTTTTCGCCCCAGGGACGCGGCGATCATGCCGACCACGGTAGCGATGCCGATCCGAGTACAGGAAAGACTTCTCTGATCCAATTGGACGCCCATGAAGTGAACCATACGGTTGATGCGGGGCTTTACGCATCGGTCGTTGACCTGATGTTTGAAGCCGAAGACTATGACTGGATCAACGATCCGTGGAAAGTCTATTCGTCCAGTAGCGCATCGGGTGGCGAGTACATCATGGCGCCCAACGGCTGTGGTTCTCAGTACAACTCGCCGTCATCACACTCCGGTGTGAAGTACAGCTTTACGGTCAGCGAAGCTGGCAACTACGAAATCTCTGGCCTTGTTCGGGCTTCGGATTCGACCAATGACTCTGTCTGGGTGAAGGTCGACAACCAGCCTTGGGTGCAGTGGCACATGGATGTTACAGGAAGCAGTTTCCAATGGCAGTCCGTTACCGATGGTTGGAACAAGGATATGACGAGTTTCCAACTGCAACCTGGTCAGCACTCCATGGAAGTCCGCGTTCGTGAAGACGGAACGAAGTTGGACAAGTTCATGGTCAGCAAGCTATCGACAAGCACCGTCGTCATCGACGCAACGGACTTTGATTCCAAGCGAGGCGATTGGCAGGTTGAAGTAGACGATGATGGAAACGAGTTCCTAATCGCTGAAAACGGAACAGGATCGCACTATCGAGATATCCCTCGCAGCGACGAGTTGAGCTACAACTTCTCCGTTGATTCATCGGGTGAGTATCAAATGCACGCCTTAGTCAGCGCGCTTAATAGCAACGACAATTCGTTTTGGATTTCGATCGACGATGGATCATGGGTTGAGTGGCATTTGGATGTCACCGGCGACGCTTGGCAGTGGCAGACCGTTACCGATGGCGCAGCACAGAACGCCGTGAGCTTCCAACTTGAATCTGGCGACCATACTTTGCGAATCAAGGTTCGCGAGGACGGTACTAAGCTAGACAAGATTGTCATTACCAATGACAGTCAAATCGATTTGGACAATGTGTAA
- a CDS encoding N-acyl amino acid synthase FeeM domain-containing protein has translation MTNALSNASDDLYRSANIQRQTFCLARSPEELCQAFRLVFQSYLQAGLAIEKPSGMRLTPHHLLPTSEVLLAKVGNTVTTTLSMFGDGYLGLPMDSMYSVETRRLRDEGLRLAEIGCLADRRDSQIRFLKTFAQLGRLLAQVARSRETDGFVVATHPKHARLYKRILGFRQIGDLSDCPYANGNPAVALVLKFEEHEGTPLHDLYFGDPIPQDELAPYRWEPDTRKFFKQILDRDNKISSLSGIQGYYNWAVLTNTLTPS, from the coding sequence ATGACTAACGCGCTCAGCAACGCGTCAGATGATCTCTATCGTAGCGCCAACATTCAACGTCAAACGTTTTGTCTTGCGCGATCTCCTGAGGAGTTGTGCCAAGCGTTTCGGCTAGTCTTCCAGTCTTACTTGCAGGCTGGGTTGGCCATTGAAAAGCCGAGCGGCATGCGACTGACTCCGCACCATCTGTTGCCCACTTCGGAAGTGTTGTTGGCCAAAGTGGGCAATACGGTCACGACAACCCTTTCCATGTTCGGCGATGGATACCTTGGTTTGCCAATGGATTCTATGTATTCCGTGGAAACCAGACGCCTGCGTGACGAAGGTTTGAGGCTTGCTGAAATTGGTTGCTTGGCGGATCGCAGAGATTCCCAAATCCGTTTTCTAAAAACGTTTGCGCAACTTGGACGTTTGTTAGCGCAGGTCGCTAGGTCGCGTGAAACCGATGGGTTCGTTGTCGCCACTCATCCCAAGCACGCTCGTCTTTACAAACGCATTTTGGGTTTTCGACAAATTGGTGATCTTTCGGATTGCCCGTACGCCAACGGAAACCCCGCGGTCGCCTTAGTCTTAAAATTTGAAGAGCATGAAGGGACACCGTTGCACGACTTGTACTTTGGCGACCCGATCCCGCAGGATGAACTTGCCCCGTACCGCTGGGAACCAGACACGAGAAAATTCTTCAAACAAATACTGGACCGAGACAACAAGATCTCGTCGCTCAGCGGAATTCAAGGCTACTACAACTGGGCTGTTTTGACTAACACTCTGACCCCGTCGTAG
- a CDS encoding DUF6793 family protein — protein sequence MPLYEIETESHIIITWADNEESAREVVADAYPQDDVLRLTKRPRDTWVISKGVLGLSTKTIDPCAVARECLNRSAGDKVNAIRLYRMETGSDLENARKAIESNMVLGW from the coding sequence ATGCCGCTTTACGAAATTGAAACTGAATCGCACATCATCATCACTTGGGCCGACAACGAAGAGTCGGCTCGAGAAGTCGTCGCGGACGCTTATCCGCAAGACGATGTCTTACGACTGACCAAACGCCCCCGTGATACCTGGGTTATCAGCAAAGGCGTTCTTGGATTGTCCACAAAAACGATCGACCCTTGCGCGGTCGCTCGCGAATGTCTGAACCGGTCAGCCGGCGACAAGGTCAACGCGATCCGTTTGTACCGAATGGAAACGGGCAGCGACCTCGAGAACGCCAGAAAGGCCATCGAATCCAACATGGTTCTAGGTTGGTAA
- a CDS encoding ABC transporter ATP-binding protein translates to MISLTGFGKDYGDFTAVESIDLTIEAGETFGFIGPNGAGKSTTIRFLATLLRASRGGGVVAGCDVMGDPVGVRQAIGYMPDNFGVYDGMRVWEFLDFFAVAYRIGRTERKQIIDNVLELLDLTHKRNDFVNGLSRGMKQRLCLAKTLVHDPPILILDEPASGLDPRARVEVKALLKELRKMGKTILISSHILTELADCCTSIGIIERGQLLMHGPIDSVYKQIRRNRIVQIQFVSGEEAGMSILRSNPHLRSLEHEPTGVIAELETGDEGLAELLEELVRAGVRMKSFNDRDPTLEDVFMTVTKGLVT, encoded by the coding sequence ATGATCAGTTTGACCGGTTTCGGCAAAGACTACGGTGACTTCACAGCCGTGGAAAGTATCGATCTAACGATCGAGGCGGGTGAAACGTTTGGCTTCATCGGTCCCAACGGTGCGGGTAAAAGCACCACGATTCGCTTCTTGGCGACACTGCTTCGCGCATCACGCGGTGGTGGTGTGGTCGCGGGATGCGACGTGATGGGAGACCCCGTCGGCGTTCGCCAAGCGATTGGCTATATGCCCGACAATTTCGGCGTCTATGACGGAATGCGTGTCTGGGAATTCTTAGACTTCTTTGCCGTCGCCTATCGCATCGGACGTACCGAGCGAAAGCAGATTATCGACAACGTGCTGGAGCTCTTGGACCTAACTCACAAACGCAACGACTTCGTGAACGGATTGTCGCGAGGCATGAAGCAACGATTGTGTTTGGCGAAAACCCTTGTTCATGATCCGCCAATTTTGATTCTTGATGAACCGGCCAGCGGTCTAGACCCTCGGGCTCGCGTGGAAGTGAAGGCGCTTTTAAAAGAGCTTCGAAAAATGGGCAAGACGATCTTGATTAGCAGCCACATTCTTACCGAGCTGGCTGATTGTTGCACATCGATTGGGATCATCGAGCGAGGTCAGCTACTGATGCACGGACCCATCGACAGCGTTTACAAGCAGATTCGTCGTAACCGAATCGTGCAAATCCAGTTCGTTTCTGGCGAAGAAGCTGGCATGTCGATCCTGCGCAGCAATCCGCACCTAAGAAGTCTTGAGCATGAACCAACGGGCGTGATCGCGGAATTAGAGACTGGCGACGAAGGGCTAGCCGAGTTGCTTGAAGAGTTGGTTCGAGCAGGGGTGCGAATGAAGTCGTTTAACGATCGCGACCCCACGCTCGAAGATGTCTTCATGACGGTTACAAAGGGTTTAGTAACCTAA
- a CDS encoding leucine-rich repeat domain-containing protein, with product MTLSPRRRLHVTSHNAILTLISSLLFIAPLSAITGCKSETQKKPAPESTADVAVEPKPAPPVEPDDAEAVAALDTAGFLLTKNAAGNVIKVGGLLSEENPELLANLAKLPSVTELQLSGPGLTDNGIEVLSKLTNLKRVDLSNSSIGDGALQAIKDLKTLEVFFARRTGVSDEGLDNLSGLTRLRAVDLRNTNISNAGMPALAKLPRLADLQLEKSKVSDDGVIAISTLPLKSLNVNYCTAITDEGLKALGKTTTLQSLQMDYSKIKDEGMAAVKNLKDLKRLRIRGTDVTGKGLQNIAELKKINRLELRASSFDDEGMDIIVGLPELTFFDISECKLVSAESLAQIGKLTKLTVLGLWETKVNDEAFANYDKLTEVTELNLESTSLTDASLPVILKMDKLKTINLIGTQFTDEAFMKIGSMPSLKKMVVTNTGISYDTLDELFELREDLEVVE from the coding sequence ATGACTTTATCCCCTCGTCGTCGACTCCACGTCACGTCACACAACGCAATTCTTACCCTCATCTCGAGCCTGCTTTTCATCGCTCCCCTTAGCGCCATCACGGGCTGCAAGTCAGAAACGCAAAAAAAACCAGCCCCAGAATCAACGGCTGATGTCGCCGTGGAGCCAAAGCCAGCACCCCCTGTCGAACCCGATGATGCCGAAGCGGTCGCCGCCTTGGACACGGCCGGGTTCTTGCTGACCAAGAATGCTGCGGGAAATGTGATCAAAGTGGGCGGTCTACTCAGCGAAGAAAACCCCGAATTGCTGGCCAACTTGGCCAAGCTTCCCAGCGTCACCGAACTTCAACTTTCCGGTCCCGGACTAACCGATAACGGTATCGAAGTCCTTAGCAAATTGACCAATCTCAAACGCGTTGACCTCTCAAATTCATCCATCGGGGACGGTGCACTTCAAGCGATTAAGGATCTCAAGACGCTGGAAGTATTCTTCGCTCGTCGAACGGGGGTGAGTGACGAAGGACTCGACAATCTTTCCGGACTTACACGACTTCGAGCCGTTGACCTTCGCAACACCAATATCTCAAACGCTGGCATGCCCGCGCTGGCGAAGCTTCCTCGACTTGCCGACCTGCAACTTGAAAAGTCAAAGGTCAGTGATGACGGCGTCATTGCAATTTCTACACTGCCGCTTAAGTCGCTCAACGTCAACTATTGCACCGCGATCACCGACGAGGGACTCAAAGCCCTCGGAAAAACCACCACGCTACAGTCTTTGCAAATGGACTATTCCAAAATCAAAGACGAAGGTATGGCTGCGGTCAAAAATCTGAAAGACCTCAAGCGACTTCGCATTCGCGGGACCGACGTCACTGGCAAAGGCCTGCAAAACATTGCTGAACTCAAGAAGATCAATCGACTTGAACTGCGAGCGTCCTCATTCGATGACGAAGGCATGGACATCATCGTCGGTCTTCCCGAACTGACTTTCTTTGACATCAGCGAATGCAAACTTGTTTCCGCCGAGTCGCTCGCTCAAATTGGCAAACTCACGAAACTAACCGTCTTGGGTCTGTGGGAAACCAAAGTCAACGACGAGGCCTTCGCCAACTATGACAAGTTAACCGAAGTGACCGAATTGAACTTGGAATCCACTTCGCTGACTGATGCATCGCTGCCCGTCATTCTGAAGATGGACAAGCTGAAAACGATTAACCTGATCGGCACTCAGTTTACCGACGAAGCGTTCATGAAAATCGGCAGCATGCCGAGTCTAAAGAAAATGGTGGTCACCAACACGGGCATTAGCTACGACACGCTCGACGAACTGTTCGAACTTCGAGAAGACTTAGAAGTTGTCGAGTAG
- a CDS encoding Gfo/Idh/MocA family protein: MANKTTTRRKFLGQSAALTAIAGTGFYASSAPHRLHAQDTPMSGLSAGCIGVGGKGDSDTTHIAEQGVEVAAICDVDKDTLTKKGRELPKAVHFTDFREMLDQLGDKLDIITCSTPDHTHAAACVKAMHMGKHVYCQKPLTWSIGEARMMREVAAETGVVTQMGNQGTSQDILREGVEVIQSGAIGEVKEVHIWSNRPVWPQGKGRPAGSDPIPESLNWDAWIGPAPMRPYKAGEYHTFNWRGWVDFGTGALGDMACHTTNLPVMALQLWDPIAVTAITNPGIVEGETFPANTAIKFEFPERDGLPACNFFWYDGGNLPPDEVINQLPKRELAKIQEQKKKPGQRGTSGAMVMGSKGVFYSGDDYGGRYALLPRDNYRDYKVPEPTLPRIPFKGNVDQNQKWEFVSTVKGEYEPGTMSNFGYAGRLTETILVGNLALRAGEGQRIEWDAKELKSTNVSSVNEHVMREAREGWEIAQPVA, encoded by the coding sequence ATGGCCAATAAGACGACGACCCGTCGAAAATTTCTCGGTCAATCTGCTGCCCTCACTGCGATTGCCGGTACCGGGTTCTACGCTAGTTCCGCGCCTCACCGACTGCATGCTCAAGACACACCAATGAGCGGCCTTTCCGCAGGATGCATCGGCGTCGGTGGCAAGGGAGACAGCGACACCACTCACATCGCCGAACAAGGTGTTGAGGTCGCTGCGATTTGCGACGTTGATAAGGACACACTGACCAAGAAAGGTCGCGAACTGCCGAAGGCTGTGCATTTCACTGACTTCCGCGAGATGCTCGATCAGCTCGGTGACAAGCTAGACATCATCACGTGCAGCACTCCCGACCACACGCATGCTGCGGCCTGTGTCAAAGCCATGCATATGGGCAAGCACGTGTATTGCCAAAAGCCACTGACATGGTCGATTGGCGAAGCTCGTATGATGCGAGAGGTTGCAGCCGAGACCGGCGTCGTGACTCAGATGGGCAATCAAGGCACCAGCCAAGACATCCTTCGTGAAGGCGTCGAAGTCATTCAAAGCGGCGCCATCGGCGAAGTGAAGGAAGTTCACATTTGGTCGAATCGTCCAGTATGGCCACAAGGAAAAGGTCGGCCTGCCGGTTCAGATCCGATTCCTGAAAGCTTGAACTGGGATGCTTGGATCGGCCCTGCTCCTATGCGTCCCTACAAGGCCGGCGAATACCACACGTTCAATTGGCGTGGTTGGGTTGACTTCGGAACTGGCGCTCTCGGCGACATGGCCTGTCATACAACCAATCTGCCCGTGATGGCATTGCAACTTTGGGATCCGATCGCTGTAACGGCGATCACAAACCCAGGAATCGTTGAAGGGGAAACGTTCCCTGCGAATACGGCGATTAAGTTTGAGTTCCCAGAACGAGACGGACTGCCAGCTTGTAACTTCTTCTGGTACGACGGTGGTAACCTGCCACCGGATGAAGTCATCAACCAATTGCCGAAACGCGAATTGGCAAAGATCCAAGAACAAAAGAAGAAACCCGGACAACGTGGCACCAGTGGCGCGATGGTCATGGGTAGCAAAGGTGTCTTTTACTCGGGTGACGATTACGGCGGACGCTATGCGTTGTTGCCTCGCGATAACTATCGCGACTACAAGGTTCCCGAGCCGACCTTGCCGCGTATCCCATTCAAGGGCAACGTTGATCAAAACCAAAAGTGGGAATTTGTCAGCACGGTTAAGGGCGAATACGAGCCTGGCACTATGTCGAACTTTGGTTACGCCGGTCGTTTGACCGAAACAATCTTAGTTGGCAACTTGGCGCTTCGTGCAGGTGAAGGCCAACGCATCGAGTGGGATGCGAAGGAACTCAAGAGCACCAACGTTAGTTCAGTCAATGAGCATGTGATGCGAGAAGCACGCGAAGGTTGGGAAATCGCTCAACCGGTAGCCTAA